A single region of the Gemella sp. zg-570 genome encodes:
- a CDS encoding terminase large subunit: MTYKPSPFKLKTSTYNKEFADYAVNFIECLSHTKGTWAGKPFKLLQWQEQIIRDLFGIVKPDGYRQFNTAYIEIPKKMGKSELAAAVALLLCCGDFEERAEVYGCAADRQQASIVFEVAADMVRMCPALNKRVKILASQKRLVYLPTNSFYQVLSAEAYSKHGFNIHGVVFDELHTQPNRKLFDVMTKGSGDARTQPLYFLITTAGTDTHSICFETHQKAKDILDGRKVDPTFYPVIYGADESDDWTDPKVWHKANPSLGVTVPIEKVKMACESAKQNPGEENAFRQLRLNQWVKQAVRWMPIEKWDACAFNVNEADLEGRVCYGGLDLSSTTDLTAFVLVFPPEDEDDKYVILPYFWLPEDTIPLRVRRDHVPYDLWEKQGYVETTEGNVVHYGHIEKFIERLGQIFNIKEIAFDRWGAVQMVQNLESMGFTVVPFGQGFKDMSPPTKELMKLTLEQKIAHGGNPVLRWNMDNIFIRTDPAGNIKADKEKSTEKIDGAIATIMALDRAIRCGNQNTESVYNDRGLLFI, from the coding sequence ATGACCTATAAACCAAGTCCGTTTAAATTAAAGACATCAACCTATAATAAAGAGTTTGCTGACTATGCCGTCAATTTTATTGAATGTCTATCGCATACTAAAGGCACATGGGCAGGGAAGCCATTCAAACTTCTTCAATGGCAAGAACAAATTATCCGTGACTTGTTTGGCATTGTTAAACCAGATGGGTATCGACAGTTTAACACGGCCTACATTGAAATCCCTAAAAAGATGGGTAAGAGTGAGTTAGCGGCTGCTGTTGCATTATTACTTTGTTGTGGGGACTTTGAGGAACGTGCAGAAGTCTATGGTTGTGCAGCAGACCGACAACAAGCAAGTATTGTCTTTGAAGTAGCAGCAGATATGGTACGAATGTGTCCTGCTTTAAATAAACGTGTGAAGATTTTAGCCTCACAAAAACGACTTGTGTATTTACCAACCAACAGTTTTTATCAAGTCTTATCAGCTGAGGCTTACTCCAAGCATGGTTTTAATATCCACGGTGTGGTGTTTGATGAATTGCATACACAGCCCAACAGAAAACTCTTTGACGTCATGACCAAAGGGAGTGGAGATGCACGGACGCAACCTTTGTATTTTTTGATTACCACAGCTGGTACAGATACCCATTCGATTTGTTTTGAAACGCATCAAAAAGCAAAGGACATCTTAGACGGACGGAAAGTCGACCCTACTTTTTATCCTGTCATTTATGGGGCAGACGAGAGTGATGATTGGACAGATCCAAAGGTGTGGCATAAAGCCAATCCATCATTAGGAGTTACTGTACCCATTGAAAAAGTCAAAATGGCTTGTGAATCGGCTAAACAAAATCCAGGAGAAGAGAATGCCTTTAGACAATTAAGACTCAATCAATGGGTAAAACAAGCAGTCCGTTGGATGCCGATTGAAAAGTGGGATGCGTGTGCGTTTAACGTCAATGAAGCAGACCTTGAAGGACGAGTGTGTTATGGAGGCTTAGACTTATCTTCTACAACTGACTTGACTGCGTTTGTATTAGTCTTTCCACCAGAAGATGAAGACGATAAATATGTGATACTACCATACTTTTGGTTACCCGAAGATACCATTCCGTTAAGAGTTAGACGTGATCATGTGCCGTATGATTTATGGGAGAAACAGGGGTATGTTGAAACGACAGAAGGGAATGTCGTGCATTACGGTCATATTGAAAAATTTATTGAACGATTAGGTCAAATATTTAACATTAAAGAAATTGCCTTTGATCGCTGGGGAGCCGTTCAAATGGTACAGAATTTAGAGAGTATGGGATTTACCGTTGTACCTTTTGGACAGGGATTTAAAGATATGAGCCCACCCACTAAAGAATTGATGAAGCTCACACTTGAACAAAAGATAGCTCATGGGGGGAATCCTGTTTTAAGATGGAATATGGATAACATTTTTATTCGAACAGACCCAGCAGGAAATATCAAAGCAGATAAGGAAAAATCAACAGAAAAGATTGACGGTGCGATTGCGACTATTATGGCATTGGATCGTGCGATAAGATGTGGAAATCAAAATACAGAAAGTGTTTATAATGACAGAGGCTTGTTATTTATTTAG
- a CDS encoding site-specific DNA-methyltransferase: MNKEATYYLANIHDLIPYANNARTHSDTQIAQIASSIKEFGFLNPIIVSRDHTILCGHGRYYAAQKLGLEKIPCIKEEHLTEAQKKAYIIADNKLALNAGWDNDLLTIELSELQGLDFDLDLLGFDDKELSKLFDDDKETQEYDFDVNDELTKPTITQFGDIWHLGKHMLICGDSTKEETYKKLLGDTKVNLVVTDPPYNVNYEGSAGKIKNDDMEDGAFYQFLCDAFTQAEKVMAQDASIYVFHANTEGYNFRKAFKDAGFYLSGTCIWKKQSLVLGRSPYQWQHEPILFGWKQKGKHQWYTGRKESTIWEFDKPKKNADHPTMKPIELMAYPIKNSSMTNSVVLDMFGGSGSTLLASDQLGRICYSIELDEKFCDVIVKRYIEQVGKSDDVYVVRDNKKVSYDDLVGDENA, encoded by the coding sequence ATGAACAAAGAAGCAACCTATTATTTAGCTAATATTCATGACCTTATCCCTTATGCGAACAATGCAAGGACGCATTCAGATACTCAAATTGCACAAATTGCTTCCAGCATAAAAGAGTTTGGGTTTCTTAATCCAATTATTGTATCACGTGATCACACAATTCTCTGTGGACACGGTCGTTATTATGCCGCACAAAAGTTAGGTCTTGAAAAGATACCATGTATAAAAGAGGAACATCTAACGGAAGCACAAAAGAAAGCCTATATTATCGCAGATAATAAACTAGCACTTAACGCTGGGTGGGATAATGACCTATTAACCATTGAGTTATCAGAATTACAAGGGTTAGACTTTGATTTAGACTTACTTGGATTTGATGATAAAGAATTATCCAAACTGTTTGATGATGACAAAGAGACTCAAGAATATGACTTTGATGTCAATGACGAGTTAACGAAACCAACGATCACACAATTCGGTGACATTTGGCATTTAGGCAAACATATGTTAATTTGTGGTGATTCTACCAAAGAAGAAACTTATAAAAAGTTACTCGGAGATACTAAAGTCAATCTAGTGGTAACTGATCCGCCTTATAATGTGAACTATGAAGGTAGTGCAGGAAAAATTAAAAACGATGATATGGAAGATGGAGCGTTTTATCAGTTCTTGTGTGATGCTTTTACGCAAGCTGAAAAGGTCATGGCACAAGATGCAAGTATCTATGTGTTCCATGCGAATACGGAAGGCTACAATTTCAGAAAAGCATTTAAAGATGCAGGATTTTATTTATCAGGGACGTGTATTTGGAAAAAACAGTCACTTGTTTTGGGGCGAAGCCCTTATCAGTGGCAACATGAACCCATTTTGTTTGGTTGGAAACAAAAAGGTAAACATCAATGGTATACCGGTAGAAAAGAATCCACGATTTGGGAGTTTGATAAACCAAAGAAAAATGCAGATCATCCAACGATGAAACCCATCGAGTTGATGGCTTATCCGATTAAAAATTCAAGTATGACCAATAGTGTCGTGTTAGATATGTTTGGTGGTAGTGGCTCTACTTTACTGGCGAGTGATCAACTGGGTAGAATCTGTTATTCCATTGAACTTGATGAAAAATTTTGTGATGTGATTGTAAAACGATATATCGAACAAGTCGGAAAGTCGGATGATGTGTATGTCGTCCGTGATAATAAGAAAGTATCATACGATGATTTAGTAGGTGATGAAAATGCGTAA
- a CDS encoding phage major capsid protein, with protein MNKKIQELIEKRAKAWEGAKAFVESKKDSDGLLSKEDVETYNKMEEKVKNFTFEIERLQEMENMERELSKPVNDPLISKPMVSDKEDKIKKNLQHKKAMIKALRSNFRQIENILQEKVDTDGGYLVPDEYDSRLVDTLEEENIIRKLSQTLKTNGGTYLDKVSTIKADDVINLVHALKRPYRKNAVFITNDKIIANIRKLKDNNGAYIWQPSYQLGEPDKLAGYPVYTSAFAPENKIAFGDFSYYNIGDRGARSFKELQELFAGNGMIGFVAKERVDGKLVLPEAVQILPIKG; from the coding sequence ATGAATAAAAAAATACAAGAATTAATTGAAAAACGCGCTAAAGCATGGGAAGGTGCAAAAGCCTTTGTTGAGAGTAAAAAAGATAGTGATGGGCTATTATCAAAAGAAGATGTTGAAACTTACAACAAGATGGAAGAAAAAGTTAAAAACTTTACTTTTGAAATAGAGAGACTTCAAGAGATGGAAAATATGGAAAGAGAATTATCAAAACCAGTAAATGATCCGTTAATCTCAAAACCAATGGTGTCTGACAAAGAAGATAAAATCAAAAAAAATCTTCAACACAAAAAAGCAATGATAAAAGCACTACGATCTAATTTTAGACAAATTGAAAATATCCTACAAGAAAAAGTAGATACTGATGGAGGATATTTAGTTCCAGATGAGTATGATAGTAGATTAGTTGATACGTTAGAAGAAGAAAATATTATTAGAAAATTATCTCAGACTTTAAAAACAAATGGTGGAACCTATTTAGATAAAGTATCTACGATTAAAGCAGATGATGTAATAAACTTAGTTCATGCTTTAAAGCGTCCATACCGAAAAAATGCAGTTTTTATTACAAATGATAAAATAATAGCTAATATCAGAAAACTAAAAGATAACAATGGTGCATATATTTGGCAACCATCATACCAATTAGGAGAACCTGATAAATTAGCAGGATACCCAGTGTATACTTCAGCTTTTGCACCAGAAAATAAAATTGCTTTTGGTGATTTTAGCTATTATAACATAGGTGATAGAGGTGCTCGTTCATTTAAGGAACTCCAAGAATTATTCGCGGGTAATGGTATGATTGGATTTGTAGCTAAAGAAAGAGTTGATGGTAAGCTAGTATTACCAGAAGCAGTTCAGATATTACCAATCAAAGGATAA
- a CDS encoding head-tail connector protein, translating to MELKLEQVKNYLRVDTTEDDELISSLLFTAKKLCLGILRVSSFSELGDEHDFDEFKIPILYTVAYLYEHRENADFRELTLILRALLFNHRKEEF from the coding sequence ATGGAACTAAAACTTGAACAAGTTAAAAACTATTTGAGAGTTGATACAACAGAAGATGATGAGTTAATCTCATCACTTTTGTTTACAGCTAAAAAATTATGTTTAGGAATACTAAGGGTGAGTAGTTTTTCAGAGTTAGGTGATGAGCATGATTTTGATGAATTTAAAATACCGATATTATATACTGTTGCTTATCTTTATGAACATAGGGAAAATGCTGATTTTAGAGAATTAACACTAATACTTAGAGCGTTATTATTTAATCATAGAAAAGAGGAGTTTTAA
- a CDS encoding head maturation protease, ClpP-related — protein sequence MKKFWNWKTVQNNNDKPPENILFLNGTIAEESWFDDEVTPQIFKEELIKHSGDITVWINSPGGDCIAAAQIYNLLMEHKGNVKVKIDGIAASAASVVAMAGTEVIMSPVSMLMIHNPMTIAYGSTSEMQRAIDMLSEVKESIINAYEIKTGLSRNKISKLMDNETWMDARKAVELGFADSILKRDEIQDIEIPNVSMLYQEATVQNSMMNKIKETFKNVNEEKIEADSLINRLDLIKNWR from the coding sequence ATGAAAAAATTTTGGAATTGGAAGACAGTACAAAATAATAATGATAAACCACCAGAGAACATATTATTTTTAAATGGAACAATAGCTGAAGAATCGTGGTTTGATGATGAGGTTACTCCACAGATTTTTAAAGAAGAACTAATTAAACATAGTGGAGATATTACTGTATGGATAAATTCACCTGGTGGAGACTGTATTGCAGCCGCACAAATTTATAATCTCTTAATGGAACACAAAGGAAATGTTAAGGTGAAAATTGATGGGATAGCAGCTAGTGCTGCGAGTGTAGTTGCTATGGCAGGAACAGAAGTTATTATGAGTCCTGTTTCAATGCTTATGATTCATAACCCTATGACAATTGCATATGGTAGTACAAGCGAAATGCAAAGAGCTATAGATATGTTAAGTGAGGTTAAAGAATCAATAATTAATGCTTATGAAATAAAAACGGGATTATCACGAAACAAAATATCAAAACTTATGGATAATGAAACATGGATGGATGCAAGAAAAGCAGTTGAACTTGGTTTTGCTGATTCTATCTTAAAACGAGATGAGATTCAGGATATTGAGATTCCAAATGTTAGTATGCTTTATCAAGAAGCAACAGTTCAAAATTCAATGATGAATAAAATCAAAGAAACTTTTAAAAACGTAAACGAAGAAAAAATAGAAGCTGATTCGTTAATAAATAGATTAGATTTAATAAAAAACTGGAGGTAA
- a CDS encoding phage tail tape measure protein has protein sequence MASRIAGITVEIGGDTLKLKQALSEVEGKIKQTQRELKDVERLLKLDPHNTELLTQKQELLNTAIEENKKKLETLRLAEEQAKTALANGDISEKQFDALKREIIATEQELDKFTEKLKHTNSSMQATLKEVGGKFKETGEKISSVGTNLSKNVTAPIVAVGAAATLAFREIDEGYDTIIKKTGATGESFEGLKNVADNIFKSLPVSMSDVGVAVGEVNTRFKVTGDELQELSTLFLKFAEINETDLNTAIGMTNKIMLQWGIDAKETANVLGLITQKAQDTGISVDTLMNGVQQHGAILKEMGLNLGQSINLLAQFEANGVNADQALRGFRKAVAAYTKDGLSIWMKPLRKQLNR, from the coding sequence ATGGCAAGTAGAATAGCAGGTATTACTGTAGAAATCGGAGGAGATACTCTTAAATTAAAACAAGCATTAAGTGAAGTTGAAGGTAAGATTAAGCAAACTCAAAGAGAACTTAAAGATGTTGAAAGACTATTGAAACTTGATCCACATAATACCGAATTACTTACTCAAAAACAAGAACTCTTAAATACAGCCATAGAAGAAAATAAGAAAAAACTAGAAACATTAAGGCTCGCTGAGGAACAAGCTAAAACTGCACTCGCAAATGGAGATATTTCAGAAAAGCAATTTGACGCATTAAAAAGAGAAATTATTGCGACTGAACAAGAACTAGATAAATTCACAGAAAAATTAAAACACACTAATAGTTCGATGCAAGCTACACTTAAAGAAGTTGGAGGTAAATTCAAAGAGACTGGAGAGAAGATATCTTCAGTAGGCACAAATCTATCAAAAAATGTGACAGCACCAATTGTAGCAGTTGGAGCTGCAGCAACATTAGCCTTTCGTGAAATTGATGAAGGATATGATACGATTATCAAAAAAACTGGAGCAACTGGAGAAAGTTTTGAGGGGTTAAAAAATGTTGCGGATAATATTTTTAAAAGTTTACCTGTTAGTATGAGTGATGTAGGTGTTGCGGTGGGAGAGGTTAACACTAGGTTTAAAGTCACTGGTGATGAGCTTCAAGAACTATCTACTTTATTTCTTAAGTTCGCAGAGATAAATGAAACAGACCTAAATACCGCTATAGGAATGACAAATAAAATAATGCTTCAGTGGGGTATTGACGCTAAGGAAACTGCCAATGTGTTAGGATTAATAACACAAAAAGCACAAGATACAGGAATAAGTGTTGATACTCTTATGAACGGAGTTCAGCAACATGGAGCAATCCTAAAAGAAATGGGGTTAAATCTAGGTCAGAGTATTAACTTACTTGCACAATTTGAAGCAAATGGTGTAAATGCAGATCAAGCGTTAAGAGGTTTTAGAAAGGCAGTCGCAGCCTACACTAAAGATGGACTTTCTATATGGATGAAGCCCTTAAGAAAACAATTGAATCGATAA
- a CDS encoding phage head closure protein has product MDIVELDTRITFQKVVLEFDELHQQLETWSDFFTCWSNLKLVTSSEVERHSVNRSSEVISFVVRKMLELKELNTLEYRIKYNNKFFDILEVDVFSKDKKFLRVKGVNSYD; this is encoded by the coding sequence ATGGATATTGTAGAACTGGATACTAGAATTACTTTTCAAAAGGTAGTTTTAGAATTTGATGAATTGCATCAACAATTAGAAACATGGAGTGATTTTTTTACTTGTTGGTCTAATTTAAAATTGGTAACTTCAAGTGAGGTAGAAAGACATAGTGTTAATAGGAGTTCAGAAGTAATCTCTTTTGTAGTTAGAAAAATGTTGGAATTAAAAGAACTTAATACGTTAGAATATAGAATAAAGTATAACAATAAGTTTTTTGACATATTAGAAGTAGATGTGTTCAGTAAAGATAAAAAGTTTTTAAGAGTTAAGGGAGTTAATAGCTATGACTAA
- a CDS encoding DUF4314 domain-containing protein has product MEKMKNNIEKLRLEYQNGTRVKLVKMDDKQAPPIGTKGTVLGVDDIGSIMVYWDNGSRLSVVLGEDCCMKLDD; this is encoded by the coding sequence ATGGAAAAAATGAAAAATAACATTGAGAAATTAAGATTGGAGTACCAAAACGGTACTCGAGTGAAACTTGTTAAAATGGATGACAAACAAGCACCACCTATTGGTACAAAAGGGACTGTGTTAGGAGTAGATGATATTGGCTCTATTATGGTTTATTGGGATAATGGTAGTCGATTGAGTGTCGTATTGGGTGAAGATTGTTGTATGAAACTTGATGATTAA
- the dcm gene encoding DNA (cytosine-5-)-methyltransferase, whose product MRKLTMGSLFSGSGGFELASKLSGITPIWNSEVEPFPVLVTRKNFPEVKQLGNIQHINGKRIPPVDIITFGSPCQDLSIAGKRQGLDGKRSNLFYEAIRVIKEMRKETNGNYPRFIIWENVPGAFSSNKGEDFRCVLEAICHIKDIQTSIPRPSKWENSGDIMGGAFSLAWRVLDARYFGVPQRRKRIFLVADFNGRSASEILFDEKSVPRNIETSSDERKTTTKRIGRRTTLCLNDQGGERMDVTEDFTATLRAKGNRAPYVFENHGQDSRFNGPLDVSPTLGANLGLGDNNQPLVVDAKTYDIRLTSENTRNVRATIYETDTSRTIDTGGNNLDRNQGGLAVVYSTSKNSHHTIANVNEVGTLVASDYKDPPTVMERNLKVRRLTPLECGRLQGFPDDWCKDLAVLEPSEKNIRLWRAVFEEHRLINGKSKSKSDKQIKKWLSNPYSDTAQYKMWGNGVALPCVVYLMKKIFEIANK is encoded by the coding sequence ATGCGTAAGCTAACAATGGGAAGTTTGTTTTCAGGGTCAGGAGGTTTTGAACTCGCTTCAAAATTGTCTGGTATTACACCGATTTGGAATTCAGAAGTCGAACCGTTTCCTGTGCTTGTCACTAGGAAGAATTTCCCAGAAGTCAAACAATTAGGCAATATTCAACATATCAACGGCAAAAGAATACCACCAGTAGATATCATTACTTTTGGTAGTCCTTGTCAAGATTTATCTATAGCAGGCAAAAGACAAGGGTTGGACGGTAAACGGTCTAACCTTTTTTATGAAGCGATTCGAGTAATTAAAGAAATGAGGAAGGAAACAAATGGTAACTATCCACGATTTATCATCTGGGAAAATGTCCCAGGTGCCTTCTCAAGCAACAAAGGAGAAGATTTCAGATGTGTCCTTGAAGCCATCTGCCACATCAAAGACATACAGACATCTATCCCTAGACCTTCAAAATGGGAAAACAGTGGCGACATCATGGGTGGAGCATTCTCTCTTGCATGGCGAGTGTTGGACGCTCGGTATTTTGGAGTCCCCCAAAGACGCAAAAGAATCTTTCTTGTCGCAGATTTTAATGGCAGAAGTGCCAGTGAAATATTATTTGACGAAAAAAGCGTGCCAAGGAATATTGAAACGAGCTCAGATGAGAGGAAAACAACTACCAAAAGAATTGGAAGACGCACTACGTTGTGCTTAAACGACCAAGGTGGAGAGCGTATGGACGTGACCGAAGATTTCACAGCCACACTTCGTGCCAAAGGGAATCGAGCCCCGTATGTGTTTGAAAATCACGGACAAGATAGTCGATTTAATGGACCACTTGACGTATCCCCAACATTGGGGGCAAACCTTGGTTTAGGGGACAATAATCAACCATTGGTAGTGGATGCCAAAACTTACGACATTCGTTTGACAAGCGAAAACACACGCAATGTCAGGGCGACTATTTACGAAACAGATACCTCAAGAACGATTGATACTGGAGGCAACAATCTAGACAGAAATCAAGGTGGATTAGCTGTGGTGTATTCCACCAGTAAAAACTCACACCATACAATCGCTAATGTGAATGAAGTTGGGACGCTTGTGGCAAGTGATTATAAAGATCCACCAACCGTCATGGAAAGAAACTTAAAGGTTCGTAGATTAACACCATTAGAGTGTGGTCGATTACAAGGCTTTCCAGATGACTGGTGTAAGGATTTAGCGGTTCTAGAACCTAGTGAAAAAAATATACGGCTTTGGAGAGCTGTCTTTGAAGAACATCGACTCATCAATGGCAAAAGCAAATCGAAGTCTGATAAACAAATTAAAAAATGGCTATCCAATCCATATTCGGATACGGCTCAGTATAAAATGTGGGGAAACGGTGTCGCCCTTCCATGTGTCGTTTATCTGATGAAAAAAATCTTCGAAATAGCGAACAAATGA
- a CDS encoding phage portal protein: protein MNYFMKLFKSRDNPKNRLNGSSYSFFMGGSSSGNRVTERSAMQMTAVYSCVRILSETLASLPLHIYEITDLGSKKATNHYLYNLLHNEPNNEMTSFIFRETLMTHLLLWGNAYAQIIRNGKGDVLGLYPLMPDKMKVDRDENNTIFYEYTTNDGKVKLTTQDVLHIPGLGFDGLVGYSPIAMAKNAIGMAIAAEEYGAKFFSNGATPSGILEHPGTVKNAEILRKSWTRGFSGKNNHKVAILEEGMKYTPISIAPNEAQFLETRKFQINEIARIFRVPPHMVGDLEKSSFSNIEQQSLEFVKYTLDPWVKRFEQAMTRRLLKSDEKKKYYIKFNVDGLLRGDYQSRMNGYATARQNGWMSANDIRSLENLDLISDEEGGNLYLVNGNMLPLKKAGSYAERLTDYKEENTDEKILELEDSTK, encoded by the coding sequence ATGAATTATTTTATGAAATTATTTAAATCTAGAGATAATCCTAAAAATAGATTAAATGGAAGTTCCTATAGTTTTTTTATGGGTGGAAGTTCTAGTGGAAATAGAGTAACAGAAAGAAGTGCAATGCAGATGACAGCTGTATATTCATGTGTGAGAATATTATCAGAAACCCTCGCTAGTTTACCACTACATATATACGAAATAACAGATTTAGGAAGTAAAAAAGCAACCAACCACTATTTATATAACTTACTCCATAACGAACCTAACAATGAGATGACAAGTTTTATATTTAGAGAAACATTAATGACACATTTATTATTATGGGGGAATGCATATGCTCAAATTATTCGTAATGGGAAAGGTGATGTTTTAGGACTTTACCCACTAATGCCAGATAAAATGAAAGTTGATAGAGATGAAAATAATACAATTTTTTATGAATATACAACAAATGATGGAAAAGTAAAATTAACCACACAAGACGTATTACACATACCAGGATTAGGATTTGATGGCTTAGTAGGTTACTCACCAATAGCTATGGCTAAAAATGCAATTGGTATGGCTATTGCAGCTGAAGAATACGGGGCGAAATTTTTTTCTAATGGAGCGACACCAAGTGGAATATTAGAACATCCTGGTACAGTAAAAAATGCAGAGATTTTAAGGAAAAGTTGGACTAGAGGATTTTCAGGTAAGAATAACCATAAAGTTGCGATACTTGAAGAAGGTATGAAATATACTCCTATTTCAATAGCACCAAATGAAGCACAGTTTTTAGAAACAAGAAAATTTCAAATAAATGAGATAGCTAGAATTTTCAGAGTTCCTCCACACATGGTAGGTGATCTTGAAAAGTCTAGTTTTTCTAATATTGAACAACAATCTCTTGAGTTTGTTAAATATACGCTAGATCCTTGGGTGAAACGTTTTGAACAAGCTATGACTAGGAGATTACTTAAAAGTGATGAAAAGAAAAAATATTATATAAAATTCAATGTTGATGGACTACTTAGAGGAGATTATCAAAGTAGGATGAATGGATATGCAACAGCACGTCAGAATGGTTGGATGAGTGCTAATGATATAAGGAGTTTAGAAAACTTAGATTTGATATCAGATGAGGAAGGAGGAAACTTATATCTAGTCAATGGTAACATGTTACCACTTAAAAAGGCTGGTTCTTATGCAGAGAGATTAACAGATTATAAGGAGGAAAACACAGATGAAAAAATTTTGGAATTGGAAGACAGTACAAAATAA
- a CDS encoding HK97 gp10 family phage protein has protein sequence MTKRTTIDSLAAEITKGLKEYSKLTEESLKGAVVEVSNEVRDKIKEGSPKKSGDYEKSWKVTKERETAHSIQTVVHSKNRYQLAHLLEFGHAKKNGGRTKAIPHIEPATRDISEKVLERIKRDLS, from the coding sequence ATGACTAAGAGGACAACTATTGATTCACTTGCTGCGGAGATAACAAAAGGCTTAAAGGAATATTCTAAGCTAACTGAGGAAAGTTTAAAAGGTGCAGTAGTTGAAGTGAGTAATGAAGTTAGAGATAAAATAAAAGAAGGATCACCTAAAAAAAGTGGAGATTACGAAAAAAGTTGGAAAGTGACAAAAGAAAGAGAAACAGCACACTCTATACAAACAGTAGTTCATTCAAAAAATAGATATCAATTAGCACATTTACTTGAATTTGGACATGCGAAGAAAAATGGAGGGCGTACTAAAGCAATTCCACATATAGAGCCAGCAACAAGAGATATTAGCGAAAAAGTATTAGAAAGAATAAAGAGGGATTTATCGTGA